A single genomic interval of Microbacterium oleivorans harbors:
- a CDS encoding sodium:calcium antiporter → MSSLPLWLLLLMFAGAAGVVWIAGIQLSKTTDVLDARWHIGSAFGGLIVLAVATNLPEIAITVSAAASGNLEVAVGNILGGIALQTVVLVILDVFGKRGRGVKPLTYRAASLVLVLEALAVVAVLTVVVAGSQLPGELVVARLTPDVAMIAALWIAGLVLVQRAGKHLPWHDDGVSPGASDHRPGHRRAKPQHPHHSMATAKVVTIFSLSALATLGAGVVLERVGDAVADEIGLSGVLFGATVLALATALPEISTGLQAIRQGDDNLAMSDIFGGNAFLPVLFLVATLISGEAVLPRAGGTDIYLTALGALLTLVYVVGLLFRPQRRIAGMGVDSLIVLVLYGAGIAGLFAVAG, encoded by the coding sequence ATGTCGTCACTGCCCCTGTGGCTGCTCCTCCTGATGTTCGCCGGCGCGGCCGGGGTCGTGTGGATCGCGGGCATCCAGCTTTCGAAGACCACCGACGTGCTCGACGCACGCTGGCACATCGGCAGCGCCTTCGGCGGCCTCATCGTGCTGGCCGTCGCCACCAACCTCCCGGAGATCGCGATCACGGTCAGCGCGGCGGCGTCCGGGAATCTCGAGGTCGCGGTGGGAAACATCCTCGGCGGGATAGCCCTGCAGACGGTCGTCCTGGTGATCCTCGACGTCTTCGGCAAACGGGGACGCGGAGTGAAGCCGTTGACCTACCGTGCGGCATCCCTCGTCCTCGTCCTCGAGGCCCTCGCCGTCGTCGCCGTGCTGACCGTCGTCGTGGCGGGCAGCCAGCTGCCCGGAGAGCTGGTCGTCGCCCGCCTCACTCCCGACGTGGCGATGATCGCAGCGCTGTGGATAGCTGGGCTCGTGCTCGTGCAGCGTGCCGGCAAGCACCTTCCGTGGCACGACGACGGCGTCTCACCCGGGGCGAGCGACCACAGACCGGGGCACCGACGCGCGAAGCCGCAGCATCCCCATCACTCGATGGCGACGGCGAAGGTCGTGACCATCTTCTCGCTCTCGGCCCTCGCCACGCTCGGTGCCGGCGTCGTGCTCGAGCGGGTGGGCGATGCCGTCGCCGACGAGATCGGGCTGTCGGGAGTGCTCTTCGGTGCGACCGTGCTCGCACTGGCGACCGCTCTGCCCGAGATCTCGACGGGGCTGCAGGCCATCCGTCAAGGCGATGACAACCTCGCGATGAGCGACATCTTCGGCGGCAACGCCTTCCTGCCCGTGCTGTTCCTCGTCGCCACGCTGATCTCGGGCGAGGCGGTGCTGCCACGGGCCGGCGGCACCGACATCTACCTCACCGCTCTGGGGGCTCTGCTCACCCTCGTCTACGTCGTCGGGCTGCTCTTCCGACCCCAGCGGAGGATCGCCGGGATGGGTGTCGACTCACTGATCGTGCTCGTCCTGTACGGCGCCGGCATCGCCGGGCTCTTCGCCGTCGCCGGCTGA
- a CDS encoding aldo/keto reductase: protein MHTRTLGQGLQVSAVGLGCMGMSQSYGPNPGDRSDMIAVLRSAVDLGVTFFDTAEVYGPYVNEELVGEALEPLRDEVVVATKFGWDIAAGGSVGLNSRPDQIRRVADESLSRLRTDAIDLFYQHRVDPDVPIEDVAGTVGELVAAGKVRHFGLSEASAATIRRAHAVFPVTAVQSEYSLWTRDPEADVLPALRELGIGFVPFSPLGKGFLTGTIDAATAFGDDDIRRRVPRFEERNLAANRALVDHVVRLAEAKATTPGQIALAWLLAQQPGIVPIPGTRSTARIRENAAATVVPLSADERDDLDGLTERITVRGERYNAEHLSYLDRDTRVSGPPR, encoded by the coding sequence ATGCACACACGTACTCTCGGACAAGGCCTGCAGGTGTCCGCCGTCGGACTCGGCTGCATGGGGATGTCGCAGAGCTACGGCCCCAATCCGGGTGACCGGAGCGACATGATCGCCGTGCTGCGCTCTGCGGTCGACCTGGGCGTGACCTTCTTCGACACCGCCGAGGTGTACGGCCCCTACGTCAACGAGGAGCTGGTCGGCGAGGCCCTCGAGCCGCTGCGCGACGAGGTCGTCGTCGCGACGAAGTTCGGGTGGGACATCGCAGCCGGAGGCAGCGTCGGGCTGAACAGTCGTCCGGACCAGATCCGTCGGGTGGCCGACGAGTCGCTCAGCCGACTGCGCACCGACGCGATCGACCTGTTCTACCAGCACCGCGTCGACCCGGACGTCCCCATCGAGGACGTCGCCGGCACCGTCGGCGAGCTCGTCGCCGCCGGCAAGGTGCGGCACTTCGGCCTGTCGGAGGCGTCCGCGGCGACCATCCGCCGCGCCCACGCCGTCTTCCCCGTCACCGCCGTCCAGAGCGAGTACTCGCTGTGGACCCGCGACCCGGAAGCCGATGTGCTGCCCGCCCTCCGCGAGCTCGGCATCGGCTTCGTCCCCTTCAGCCCGCTGGGCAAGGGATTCCTCACCGGCACCATCGACGCCGCGACGGCGTTCGGCGACGACGACATCCGTCGACGCGTCCCTCGCTTCGAGGAGCGCAACCTCGCGGCGAACCGCGCGCTGGTCGATCACGTCGTGAGGCTCGCCGAGGCGAAAGCGACGACACCGGGGCAGATCGCCCTCGCGTGGCTCCTCGCACAGCAGCCCGGGATCGTCCCGATCCCCGGCACCCGAAGCACCGCGCGGATCCGCGAGAACGCCGCGGCGACGGTCGTGCCCCTCTCAGCCGACGAGCGCGACGACCTCGATGGTCTCACCGAGCGCATCACTGTTCGAGGCGAGCGCTACAACGCCGAACACCTGAGCTATCTCGACCGTGACACCCGGGTTTCCGGGCCTCCCCGATGA
- a CDS encoding MarR family winged helix-turn-helix transcriptional regulator, with the protein MNDRRRAVAAWESLFRAQHEIFDDISGDFARDELSQAEYDVLLTVTRGPGNRARLRDITANMLISQPSVSRLVDRMVARGLIGKCSDPTDGRGAMITATNEGVAAFRRLAAEHGRSIAERMSVLSTDELEQLEQLTTKLRRTR; encoded by the coding sequence ATGAACGATCGTCGTCGCGCGGTAGCCGCTTGGGAGAGCCTCTTCCGCGCTCAGCACGAGATCTTCGACGACATCAGCGGTGACTTCGCTCGCGACGAGCTCAGCCAGGCCGAATACGACGTCCTGCTCACCGTGACCCGTGGACCCGGCAACCGAGCGCGCCTGCGCGACATCACCGCGAACATGCTCATCAGTCAGCCGAGCGTCTCTCGCCTGGTCGACCGGATGGTCGCGCGCGGCCTCATCGGCAAGTGCAGCGACCCGACCGATGGCCGCGGCGCCATGATCACTGCGACGAACGAGGGCGTCGCGGCCTTCCGCCGACTCGCCGCCGAGCACGGCCGGTCGATCGCGGAGCGGATGTCGGTGCTGTCGACCGATGAACTCGAGCAGTTGGAGCAGCTCACGACGAAGCTGCGTCGCACCCGCTGA
- a CDS encoding GNAT family N-acetyltransferase — translation MAELRVEELSASTIVAVNNLSLKPGQERFVAPESYAVAATVVNPATSWQRVILDGDEVVGFVSAGFDHEAPQEHFRSVLWRINVDADDQGRGVGRYAVEKLVDEAQARGFDCLDVIYEAGEGGPEAFFTRVGFTPVGETEYGEVVAEIRF, via the coding sequence ATGGCTGAGCTCCGCGTTGAAGAACTGTCGGCGTCCACGATCGTCGCCGTGAACAACCTGTCGTTGAAGCCGGGACAGGAGCGATTCGTCGCGCCCGAGAGCTACGCGGTCGCGGCCACCGTGGTCAACCCCGCGACCTCCTGGCAGCGCGTCATCCTCGACGGGGACGAGGTCGTCGGATTCGTCAGCGCCGGGTTCGACCACGAGGCACCCCAGGAGCACTTCCGCTCGGTCCTGTGGCGCATCAACGTCGACGCCGACGACCAGGGCCGCGGCGTCGGCCGGTACGCTGTCGAGAAGCTCGTCGACGAGGCCCAGGCCCGTGGTTTCGACTGCCTGGACGTCATCTACGAGGCCGGCGAAGGCGGCCCCGAGGCCTTCTTCACGCGTGTCGGCTTCACCCCCGTCGGCGAGACCGAGTACGGCGAGGTCGTCGCCGAGATCCGGTTCTGA
- a CDS encoding HNH endonuclease signature motif containing protein, whose amino-acid sequence MQANNEAEAMAGGSPHAAAFAGFDESLRLLHAGEVAAMRALAELGRSALREAHRGGVRGMASDMELRSVAAEAAGIARRGDRRVQWEIDHAMTVVDEYPAMFAAWEQRLVTREHVDVVVKVGRAVPEEVRPEFDAAAVAVCQRDIATRVAGALQNLAERMHPRSFSERHREAAAGRCVRLSPGVDGMADLSATVPMVIAAGIYDRLTQMAQSVKDARADAVGADAGAVDAARDGAATAPDTRTMDQLRADVLSDLVLGGAPVVDPTTGTDGRGTLGAIRAKVQVVITADTLTGKDEHPAEATGTGLIDADTVRELASQTGTWDRMFIDPITRTPVETDAYRPLPAMRRLLQTRDQHCRFPGCRRAAIRCEIDHTIDHATGGHTHILNLAHLCQRHHSMKQFTTWRVKQIGGGVLVWTSPHGRVYREDVPIPTVCFTPELATPPPPGPPRPPRPPGPPGRGAGAPPDAPPPF is encoded by the coding sequence ATGCAAGCGAACAACGAGGCCGAGGCCATGGCGGGCGGGTCTCCGCACGCGGCCGCGTTCGCCGGATTCGATGAGTCGTTGCGCCTCCTCCACGCCGGCGAGGTCGCCGCGATGCGAGCCCTCGCCGAGTTGGGGCGGTCGGCCCTGCGCGAGGCGCATCGCGGCGGAGTCCGGGGCATGGCCTCCGACATGGAGCTGCGGTCGGTCGCCGCCGAGGCGGCGGGGATCGCGCGGCGGGGTGACCGGCGGGTGCAGTGGGAGATCGACCACGCGATGACGGTGGTGGATGAGTACCCGGCGATGTTCGCGGCGTGGGAGCAGCGCCTCGTCACGCGCGAGCACGTCGATGTCGTCGTGAAGGTCGGGCGGGCGGTGCCGGAGGAGGTACGACCGGAGTTCGACGCCGCCGCAGTGGCCGTGTGCCAGCGGGACATCGCGACGCGCGTGGCCGGGGCGTTGCAGAACCTGGCGGAGCGGATGCACCCGCGATCGTTCTCGGAGCGTCACCGGGAGGCCGCCGCCGGACGGTGCGTGCGGTTGTCGCCGGGCGTGGACGGGATGGCCGATCTCTCCGCGACGGTGCCGATGGTGATCGCCGCGGGGATCTACGACCGGTTGACGCAGATGGCGCAGTCCGTGAAGGACGCGAGAGCGGATGCCGTAGGCGCGGATGCGGGTGCAGTGGATGCCGCACGCGATGGTGCTGCCACCGCGCCCGACACCCGGACGATGGATCAGCTCCGCGCGGATGTTCTCTCGGACCTCGTCCTCGGCGGTGCACCGGTCGTTGACCCGACCACCGGCACCGACGGGCGCGGGACGCTCGGCGCGATCCGCGCGAAAGTGCAGGTCGTGATCACCGCCGACACCCTCACCGGGAAAGACGAACACCCCGCCGAAGCGACCGGCACCGGACTCATCGACGCCGACACGGTCCGGGAGCTCGCCTCACAGACGGGGACGTGGGACCGGATGTTCATCGACCCGATCACCCGCACACCGGTCGAAACCGACGCCTACCGGCCGTTGCCCGCGATGCGGCGGCTGCTGCAGACCCGCGACCAGCACTGCCGGTTCCCCGGATGCCGCAGAGCCGCGATCCGCTGCGAGATCGACCACACCATCGACCACGCCACCGGCGGCCACACCCACATCCTCAACCTCGCCCACCTCTGCCAACGACACCACTCCATGAAGCAATTCACCACGTGGCGGGTGAAGCAGATCGGCGGCGGAGTGCTCGTGTGGACCTCACCCCACGGCAGGGTCTACCGAGAAGACGTCCCCATCCCCACCGTCTGCTTCACACCAGAACTCGCCACACCACCACCACCCGGGCCACCCAGGCCACCCAGGCCACCCGGGCCACCCGGCCGAGGTGCCGGCGCACCACCCGACGCGCCACCACCCTTCTGA
- a CDS encoding amidohydrolase, producing MARILAVVNGRIVPVSAPVIEGGTIVVEDGIITAVGGADTVVPEGAEVIDAAGRWVLPGFVEAHGHLGVHEDGEGWSGNDTNEMTDPNGARFRALDGIDIDEVGFRDALRGGVTSVVVKPGSGNPIGGRTVAIKTWGGRTVDEQVIAADVSVKSALGENPKRVYGDKKQTPSTRLGVASVLREAFVEAQNYVAKRDAAAAKGDPFDRDLGKETLAQVLDGTLLWDQHSHRHDDIVTAIRLAEEFGYRLVVNHGTEGHKIADVLAEKDIPVIFGPMLTSRSKVELRDRAIGALALIAAAGVTVAITTDHPVVPIDQIRLQAILAVREGLPADVALAALTVNPASILRLDDRVGALEAGRDGDIVIWSGDPLAVESRVDHVVIGGVTVLEAADDGDVRVVERWERFGRSSWLR from the coding sequence ATGGCCCGAATCCTCGCCGTCGTGAACGGTCGCATCGTCCCCGTATCCGCCCCCGTCATCGAGGGCGGGACGATCGTCGTCGAGGACGGGATCATCACCGCCGTCGGCGGAGCCGACACGGTCGTGCCGGAGGGCGCCGAGGTCATCGACGCCGCCGGGCGCTGGGTGCTCCCGGGTTTCGTCGAGGCGCACGGGCATCTCGGCGTCCATGAGGACGGCGAGGGCTGGTCGGGCAACGACACCAACGAGATGACCGACCCGAACGGAGCCCGGTTCCGCGCGCTCGACGGCATCGACATCGATGAGGTGGGCTTCCGCGACGCGCTGCGCGGCGGAGTGACCTCGGTGGTCGTCAAGCCGGGATCGGGCAACCCGATCGGCGGCCGCACCGTGGCGATCAAGACCTGGGGCGGACGGACCGTCGACGAGCAGGTCATCGCCGCGGACGTCTCGGTCAAGTCGGCGCTCGGCGAGAACCCCAAGCGCGTCTACGGCGACAAGAAGCAGACCCCCTCGACCCGGCTCGGCGTGGCCTCGGTGCTGCGCGAGGCCTTTGTCGAGGCGCAGAACTACGTGGCCAAGCGGGATGCCGCTGCGGCCAAGGGCGATCCGTTCGACCGTGACCTCGGCAAGGAGACGCTGGCGCAGGTGCTCGACGGAACGCTGCTGTGGGATCAGCACAGCCACCGCCACGACGACATCGTCACGGCCATCCGCCTGGCGGAGGAGTTCGGATACCGCCTCGTGGTCAACCACGGCACCGAGGGGCACAAGATCGCCGACGTCCTCGCCGAGAAGGACATCCCGGTCATCTTCGGGCCGATGCTCACCTCGCGCTCGAAGGTGGAGCTGCGCGATCGCGCGATCGGCGCGCTCGCACTCATCGCCGCGGCGGGGGTGACCGTCGCCATCACCACCGACCACCCGGTCGTGCCGATCGACCAGATCCGGCTGCAGGCGATCCTCGCCGTGCGCGAAGGACTGCCTGCCGACGTCGCCCTCGCGGCGCTCACCGTCAATCCCGCGTCGATCCTCCGGCTCGACGACCGGGTCGGTGCGCTCGAGGCCGGCCGCGACGGCGACATCGTCATCTGGTCGGGCGACCCGCTCGCGGTCGAGTCCCGCGTCGATCACGTCGTGATCGGCGGGGTGACCGTGCTGGAGGCCGCGGACGACGGCGACGTGCGGGTGGTCGAGCGCTGGGAGCGCTTCGGCCGGTCGAGCTGGCTGCGCTGA
- a CDS encoding L,D-transpeptidase family protein → MTDVASKHDHEGTAEHAALASDAEQRVEWAPAEPTRKKRRLGLWIGIPVGVVALGAAAASLFLIAPGTTIGGVPVGFLTPGAAAAAVQDRLDQTTITLGDGGESVSGAELGAQVDSTALASTAFDSRPAWNVTQWFGEPISAPVTLEADVATAALRGAAGDLYVEPTAAGVAFDGSSYVVSPDVPGAGIDPEAARAGLQSAFDAGQTATVIDPELTPVASLTTTAAADETAATLNAMLENVGFYVGDERTVPVDRAVAASWLTVGTADDGSFDVTADAALIQPLVDTLPGLVDRAPVNGVVFANAAGTIIDDSDAGLDGRTLQSTDGIAAGFADQLATGDAVYRLPVDVVPVTTDTITRMLEVDLGEQRLYLKENGAVVDSWLVSTGRPGADTQTGYYTIGWKTPLQDMRGTAADSGVSYIQPDVKWAMYFNGDQAFHGVYWHSNWGNRMSAGCVGMPDSRAAQIYEWAVAGTDVWVHA, encoded by the coding sequence GTGACGGATGTCGCGTCGAAGCACGATCACGAGGGCACGGCCGAACACGCCGCGCTCGCGAGCGATGCTGAACAGCGCGTCGAATGGGCCCCGGCCGAGCCGACACGCAAGAAGCGCCGCCTCGGCCTGTGGATCGGAATCCCGGTCGGCGTCGTCGCGCTCGGAGCAGCCGCCGCGTCCCTGTTCCTGATCGCGCCCGGCACGACCATCGGCGGGGTTCCCGTCGGTTTCCTCACGCCCGGCGCCGCGGCAGCCGCCGTGCAGGACCGCCTCGACCAGACCACCATCACGCTCGGCGACGGCGGAGAGTCCGTCTCGGGTGCCGAGCTCGGCGCGCAGGTCGACAGCACCGCCCTCGCTTCCACGGCCTTCGACTCCCGACCCGCGTGGAACGTGACGCAGTGGTTCGGCGAGCCCATCTCCGCGCCTGTCACCCTCGAGGCGGACGTTGCCACGGCCGCCCTGCGCGGCGCAGCCGGCGATCTCTACGTCGAGCCGACCGCGGCCGGCGTCGCCTTCGACGGCTCGTCCTACGTCGTCAGCCCCGACGTCCCGGGCGCGGGCATCGATCCCGAAGCCGCACGCGCCGGGCTTCAGAGCGCATTCGATGCCGGGCAGACCGCCACGGTGATCGACCCCGAGCTCACGCCGGTCGCCTCACTGACGACCACGGCCGCTGCCGACGAGACCGCCGCCACCCTCAACGCGATGCTCGAGAACGTCGGCTTCTACGTCGGCGACGAGCGCACCGTCCCCGTCGATCGCGCCGTCGCCGCCAGCTGGCTGACGGTCGGCACCGCCGACGACGGCTCGTTCGATGTCACCGCAGACGCGGCGCTCATCCAGCCGCTCGTCGACACGCTGCCCGGGCTCGTCGACCGGGCTCCGGTCAACGGCGTCGTCTTCGCGAACGCCGCCGGAACGATCATCGACGACTCCGACGCCGGACTCGACGGCCGGACGCTGCAGTCGACCGACGGGATCGCCGCGGGCTTCGCCGATCAGCTCGCCACCGGCGACGCCGTCTACCGCCTCCCGGTCGACGTCGTTCCCGTGACGACCGACACGATCACGAGGATGCTCGAGGTCGATCTCGGTGAGCAGCGCCTGTACCTCAAGGAGAACGGCGCCGTCGTGGACTCCTGGCTCGTCTCCACCGGCCGCCCCGGCGCCGACACCCAGACGGGCTACTACACGATCGGCTGGAAGACCCCGCTCCAGGACATGCGCGGCACCGCGGCGGACTCGGGCGTGAGCTACATCCAGCCCGACGTGAAGTGGGCGATGTACTTCAACGGCGACCAGGCGTTCCACGGCGTGTACTGGCACAGCAACTGGGGCAACCGGATGAGCGCCGGTTGCGTCGGCATGCCCGACTCCCGCGCCGCCCAGATCTACGAGTGGGCCGTCGCCGGCACCGACGTCTGGGTGCACGCCTGA
- a CDS encoding DUF2207 domain-containing protein, whose product MIRRTRSALALVVVSVIGCLLLWALPSAASAASSTSAPITTTVPPALRGVVASDVSGDLDAFVFDSLAVDYTITRDADGTARMRVVETFVADFPDADQNRGMRRLLPETYNGQPLHPELVSVTDEDGRAWPVETDSDDGTFGILARGDDYLHGRTSFVFTYDLENVVWSFPDTGLEFYWDVNGTDWEQPFGEVSATVHLDAALAQSLAGRQACYVGGDGATDACPDITASADGSIITAKANDLGPRETLTVAIGFDEGAFETFDSSFASSPFGWLQAGGAILLLGATGWAVRNRRTLLRHEPGRATIIAEYEPPPGVDALESAVLLGKTTKAIPAEVLEQAVAGSIRIVEGDKPRWGKAKLRAELVDPSLADGDGRMLLGGLFPAGRPGDVYEFGSTDTRFSTAAQKILKTAGDELKQRGMYRSVPVGARAWPLAVWGLAVALVVVFGVLALTSYVHPALPIALLVVAFLSFFVVIFAIAAVPLSTRGAEVRDHLAGLKTFIAWAEEDRIRTLQSPRGAERRAIDTDDPRQMLHLYERLLPYAVVFGLEKEWSQRLVALYAAAGVAAPVWYAGSGAFDPSSFAAGIGTLSASASSSSSTSGGSSGGGAAGGGGGGGGGGGA is encoded by the coding sequence ATGATCCGGCGAACGCGTTCGGCGCTCGCGCTCGTCGTCGTATCCGTCATCGGATGCCTGTTGCTGTGGGCGCTTCCGTCCGCGGCGAGCGCTGCTTCCTCCACCTCTGCTCCGATCACGACGACGGTTCCCCCGGCACTGCGCGGCGTGGTGGCATCCGATGTCTCCGGCGATCTCGACGCGTTCGTGTTCGACTCGCTCGCGGTCGACTACACCATCACGCGCGACGCCGACGGCACGGCTCGGATGCGGGTCGTCGAGACCTTCGTCGCCGATTTTCCCGATGCCGATCAGAACCGCGGGATGCGGCGGCTGCTGCCCGAGACCTACAACGGCCAGCCGCTGCATCCCGAGCTGGTCTCGGTGACCGACGAGGACGGCCGGGCCTGGCCGGTGGAGACCGACAGCGACGACGGCACCTTCGGCATCCTCGCCCGAGGCGACGACTACCTCCACGGCCGCACCAGCTTCGTCTTCACCTACGACCTGGAGAACGTCGTGTGGAGCTTCCCCGACACCGGGCTGGAGTTCTACTGGGACGTGAACGGCACGGATTGGGAGCAGCCGTTCGGTGAGGTCTCGGCGACCGTCCACCTCGATGCGGCGCTGGCGCAGAGTCTCGCCGGCCGGCAGGCCTGCTACGTCGGCGGCGACGGGGCGACCGACGCCTGCCCCGACATCACCGCATCCGCCGACGGGTCGATCATCACGGCCAAGGCGAACGACCTCGGTCCGCGAGAGACCCTGACCGTCGCGATCGGCTTCGACGAGGGGGCGTTCGAGACCTTCGACTCTTCCTTCGCGTCGTCGCCGTTCGGATGGCTCCAGGCGGGCGGCGCCATCCTGCTGCTCGGCGCGACGGGCTGGGCGGTGCGCAACCGGCGCACGCTGCTGCGTCACGAGCCCGGGCGCGCCACGATCATCGCCGAGTACGAGCCGCCGCCGGGCGTCGACGCCCTCGAGTCCGCCGTGCTGCTCGGCAAGACCACGAAGGCGATCCCGGCCGAGGTGCTCGAGCAGGCCGTGGCCGGCTCGATCCGCATCGTCGAGGGGGACAAGCCCCGGTGGGGCAAGGCGAAGCTCCGAGCCGAACTCGTCGACCCCTCGCTCGCCGACGGTGACGGTCGGATGCTCCTGGGCGGGCTGTTCCCGGCGGGCCGGCCCGGCGACGTCTACGAGTTCGGGTCGACCGACACCCGCTTCTCGACCGCCGCGCAGAAGATCCTCAAGACCGCCGGCGACGAGCTCAAACAGCGCGGGATGTACCGTTCGGTCCCGGTCGGCGCCCGGGCGTGGCCGCTCGCCGTATGGGGGCTCGCGGTCGCCCTCGTCGTGGTCTTCGGTGTGCTCGCCCTCACCAGCTACGTGCACCCCGCCCTTCCGATCGCGCTGCTCGTGGTGGCGTTCCTGTCGTTCTTCGTGGTGATCTTCGCGATCGCAGCCGTTCCCCTGTCGACGCGCGGCGCGGAGGTGCGAGATCATCTCGCCGGGCTGAAGACCTTCATCGCGTGGGCGGAGGAGGACCGCATCCGCACCCTCCAATCGCCCCGCGGCGCGGAGCGTCGCGCCATCGACACCGATGACCCGCGGCAGATGCTGCACCTGTACGAGCGCCTGCTGCCCTACGCCGTGGTGTTCGGCCTCGAGAAGGAATGGTCGCAGCGCCTCGTCGCGCTCTATGCGGCGGCCGGGGTGGCGGCGCCGGTCTGGTACGCCGGGTCCGGCGCATTCGATCCATCCTCGTTCGCCGCCGGCATCGGGACGCTGTCGGCCAGTGCGTCCTCGTCGTCGTCGACCTCGGGAGGCTCCAGCGGCGGGGGAGCGGCCGGCGGCGGTGGCGGCGGCGGTGGAGGCGGAGGCGCCTGA
- a CDS encoding helix-turn-helix transcriptional regulator, giving the protein MDNRTEVRGFLTSRRARVAPEQAGILAGGNRRVPGLRRGEVAMLAGISVEYYGKIERGDIAGASDAVLGAIARALRLSDAERAHLFDLARGAHAPVATVSRTRAGAVTSMPRPMQTILDAITGGPALVRNGRMDILATNPLARGLHAETLDAPARGNIARYTFLDPRARDFYPDPDSAADIVVAILRTEAGRDPHDAAMHDLVDELSGGSESFRTRWNAHEVRQHGGGAKRFIHRAVGELSFAYEEMQFVQHPGLTFLVYVPEPGSPSEERMRLLASWQATGDLAEPATAGEAQHHSR; this is encoded by the coding sequence ATGGACAACCGGACCGAGGTGCGCGGGTTCCTGACCTCGCGCCGTGCTCGAGTGGCGCCGGAGCAGGCCGGCATCCTCGCGGGCGGGAACCGGCGAGTTCCCGGACTTCGACGCGGAGAAGTGGCGATGCTCGCCGGAATCAGCGTGGAGTACTACGGCAAGATCGAGCGCGGCGACATCGCGGGCGCTTCGGACGCCGTGCTGGGTGCGATCGCGCGCGCCCTCCGCCTGAGCGACGCAGAACGGGCGCACCTGTTCGATCTCGCACGGGGCGCGCACGCGCCGGTCGCGACCGTGTCACGGACGAGAGCCGGCGCGGTGACCTCGATGCCACGTCCGATGCAGACCATCCTGGATGCGATCACGGGCGGACCGGCCCTGGTGCGGAACGGGCGGATGGACATCCTCGCGACGAACCCGCTCGCGAGGGGTCTTCACGCCGAGACACTCGATGCGCCGGCACGCGGCAACATCGCCCGCTACACCTTTCTCGACCCGCGTGCGCGGGACTTCTACCCCGACCCGGACTCCGCCGCCGACATCGTCGTCGCGATCCTGCGCACCGAAGCCGGCCGGGATCCTCACGACGCCGCGATGCACGACCTGGTCGACGAGCTCTCCGGCGGCAGCGAGTCGTTCCGCACCCGGTGGAATGCGCACGAGGTGCGACAGCACGGCGGCGGCGCGAAGAGATTCATCCATCGGGCTGTCGGAGAGCTGTCCTTCGCTTACGAAGAGATGCAGTTCGTGCAGCATCCCGGACTCACGTTCCTCGTCTACGTCCCCGAACCCGGGTCGCCGAGCGAGGAGCGGATGCGCCTGCTCGCCAGCTGGCAGGCCACGGGCGATCTCGCGGAGCCCGCCACCGCCGGCGAGGCCCAGCACCACTCCCGCTGA